From the bacterium genome, one window contains:
- a CDS encoding Hsp70 family protein, producing MLGLDFGTTNSAVARAEPGGPARLATFELDGHRTATFRSVLYFSPERATYGQKPTALAGPAALTAYREAGGDAGGRFMQSLKSFLASRHFERTSVFGWPLTLEELVSLMLRGLRAAAMAQLDAAGDAVLIGRPVHFVVDAAGDVDPARDAAALARLTAAAELAGFTRVAFAYEPVAAAYEYERALDHDELVLIGDFGGGTSDFCLVRLGPGARRAGDRAETILAVDGVPLAGNAFDARLVRAVVSPALGLGCKRRSEGGQELPIPSWIYSRLERWEDLSLLATPETLDTLRRLRQQAVEPERIANLIHLVRHDLGYALYQEVERCKLGLSTAPQVAFSFDELSDPLAATITRAAFESWIDVDLMRIAACVDRLLLRCGVPASAVDRVFLTGGSSLVPSVRAIFAARFGADRVRGGDELITVARGLALIAAES from the coding sequence GTGCTGGGCCTCGATTTCGGCACCACCAACAGCGCCGTCGCGCGCGCCGAGCCCGGCGGCCCGGCGCGGCTGGCGACGTTCGAGCTCGATGGCCACCGCACCGCCACCTTCCGCTCGGTCCTCTACTTCAGCCCCGAGCGCGCCACCTATGGGCAGAAGCCAACGGCGCTCGCGGGTCCCGCGGCGCTGACCGCCTACCGCGAGGCCGGCGGCGACGCCGGCGGCCGTTTCATGCAGTCGCTCAAGTCCTTCCTCGCCAGCCGCCACTTCGAGCGCACCTCCGTGTTCGGCTGGCCGCTCACCCTCGAGGAGCTGGTGTCCCTGATGCTGCGCGGCCTGCGCGCCGCCGCCATGGCGCAGCTCGACGCGGCCGGCGACGCCGTCCTGATCGGGCGGCCGGTGCACTTCGTCGTCGATGCCGCTGGCGACGTCGACCCCGCCCGCGACGCCGCCGCGCTGGCCCGCCTCACCGCCGCCGCCGAGCTCGCCGGCTTCACCCGCGTCGCCTTCGCCTACGAGCCGGTCGCCGCCGCCTACGAGTACGAGCGCGCCCTCGACCACGACGAGCTGGTGCTGATCGGCGACTTCGGCGGCGGCACCAGCGACTTCTGCCTGGTGCGCCTCGGCCCCGGCGCGCGCCGCGCCGGCGATCGCGCCGAGACCATCCTCGCCGTCGACGGCGTGCCCCTGGCCGGCAACGCCTTCGACGCCCGCCTGGTGCGCGCGGTGGTCTCGCCGGCGCTCGGCCTCGGCTGCAAGCGCCGCTCGGAAGGCGGGCAGGAGCTGCCGATCCCGTCCTGGATCTACAGCCGCCTGGAGCGCTGGGAGGACCTGTCGCTGCTCGCCACGCCGGAGACCCTCGACACGCTGCGCCGCCTGCGGCAGCAGGCGGTCGAGCCCGAGCGCATCGCCAACCTCATCCACCTCGTCCGCCACGACCTCGGCTACGCGCTCTACCAGGAGGTCGAGCGCTGCAAGCTCGGCCTCTCGACGGCCCCGCAGGTGGCGTTCTCCTTCGACGAGCTGTCCGACCCCCTGGCGGCCACCATCACCCGGGCCGCCTTCGAATCGTGGATCGACGTCGACCTGATGCGCATCGCCGCCTGCGTCGACCGCCTCCTGCTGCGCTGCGGCGTGCCCGCGTCGGCGGTGGACCGCGTCTTCCTCACCGGCGGCTCGTCCCTGGTGCCGAGCGTGCGCGCCATCTTCGCCGCCCGCTTCGGCGCCGACCGCGTCCGCGGCGGCGACGAGCTCATCACCGTCGCCCGCGGCCTCGCCCTGATCGCCGCCGAGTCCTAG
- a CDS encoding DUF4345 domain-containing protein: MHGRWFLALSALVWFPYGLFCFFNPVALAGGAGVVFTTATGASELRAMYGGLQAALGLLAFAGMQRETLRRPALVTLFTVTAGLGIARLLGAVSDGAWSGYTLMGLVFEWGSMLWSGALLRRL; the protein is encoded by the coding sequence ATGCACGGACGATGGTTTCTCGCCCTGTCGGCGCTGGTCTGGTTCCCCTATGGATTGTTCTGCTTCTTCAACCCGGTGGCGCTCGCCGGCGGCGCCGGCGTGGTCTTCACCACCGCCACCGGCGCCAGCGAGCTGCGAGCGATGTACGGTGGCCTGCAGGCGGCGCTCGGGCTGCTCGCCTTCGCCGGCATGCAACGCGAGACGCTGCGGCGGCCGGCGCTGGTCACCCTGTTCACCGTCACCGCCGGCCTCGGCATCGCCCGCCTCCTCGGCGCCGTCTCCGACGGCGCCTGGTCCGGCTACACGTTGATGGGCCTGGTCTTCGAATGGGGCTCGATGCTGTGGTCGGGGGCGCTGCTGCGGCGCCTGTGA
- a CDS encoding VOC family protein, with protein sequence MAIGVIRFDHVNVTVPAALETAAKRFYGEVLGLTEMAKPEATRGRGGAWYACGAIQLHLSREERPTDEPASRRHVCVVVADLGRAEAACVAAGLTIEPDERPIPGWSRFYVRDPGGNRIEIAGAVE encoded by the coding sequence ATGGCGATCGGCGTCATCCGCTTCGACCACGTGAACGTCACCGTCCCGGCCGCGCTGGAGACGGCGGCGAAGCGCTTCTACGGCGAGGTGCTGGGCCTGACCGAGATGGCGAAGCCGGAGGCGACGCGCGGCCGCGGCGGCGCCTGGTACGCCTGCGGCGCGATCCAACTCCATCTCTCGCGCGAGGAACGGCCGACGGACGAGCCCGCGAGCCGGCGGCACGTCTGCGTCGTGGTCGCCGACCTGGGGCGGGCCGAGGCGGCGTGCGTGGCGGCGGGCCTGACGATCGAGCCCGACGAGCGGCCGATCCCGGGCTGGTCGCGGTTCTACGTGCGCGATCCGGGCGGCAATCGCATCGAGATCGCCGGCGCGGTGGAGTGA
- a CDS encoding DUF2959 family protein, with product MRRPALPLAILVLAGLGGCSTIYYAAMSQLGWAKADLLANRVQQARDAMDQARVQLADAVPDFEEARAAPHGAAVHYQALRASFADAHENATLIRTRRAAVESAAEALFGEWQHEIDSAADPGLRQRRQQRYDAYHAPFTRLLDAMRGAEAALPPVLDGMQAALAALRHPTADTPVPTVPAAAADRALRDLQIAVALANQYITVLETID from the coding sequence ATGCGCCGACCCGCCCTGCCCCTCGCCATCCTCGTCCTCGCCGGCCTCGGCGGCTGCAGCACCATCTACTACGCCGCGATGTCGCAGCTCGGCTGGGCGAAGGCCGACCTGCTGGCCAACCGCGTCCAGCAGGCGCGCGACGCGATGGACCAGGCGCGCGTCCAGCTCGCCGACGCCGTGCCCGACTTCGAGGAGGCGCGCGCCGCGCCGCACGGCGCCGCCGTCCACTACCAGGCGCTGCGCGCCAGCTTCGCCGACGCGCACGAGAACGCCACCCTGATCCGCACGCGCCGGGCGGCGGTGGAGAGCGCCGCCGAGGCCCTGTTCGGCGAGTGGCAGCACGAGATCGACAGCGCCGCCGACCCCGGCCTGCGCCAGCGGCGCCAGCAGCGCTACGACGCCTACCACGCTCCCTTCACCCGCCTGCTCGATGCCATGCGCGGTGCCGAGGCCGCGCTGCCGCCGGTCCTCGATGGGATGCAGGCCGCGCTCGCCGCCCTGCGGCACCCGACCGCCGACACCCCCGTCCCCACCGTGCCCGCCGCCGCCGCCGACCGCGCCCTGCGCGATCTTCAGATCGCCGTCGCCCTCGCCAACCAGTACATCACCGTCCTCGAGACCATCGACTGA
- a CDS encoding HAMP domain-containing histidine kinase yields the protein MTMLHRRVPSPAGRAAGAGAPSAALDAELRARVYFGLWLALVATALFALGDAFFAADMLWLLYPLKAVYVLTLALAFRALAGARDAAEITRVALLAIAVSFAVSSVSSAVGRDPLTTPVLCSAVTLAGAALLPWTVRAQCIVVALAAVAMAGTAVALDGGASLLAYPTIVVVSCLGLSIYVAHLLGRYRARAADAEHRLRAEARVSATLARVGRELIAALDTDAVLERLAQLTVEAFTCNASQTWMRDADGVFRVAAGVSDDAEELNALHALSIPAPAVAPLLDRLRRHGPVILTPEEIAALPTAALSRRHAVGHVIFIPLRRGDDVVGVQTAVFRASGDALPPAVTPLAAGIAQLAALALETARLVDAMNAADRLKTEFLANLSHELRTPLNVIIGYNEMLLDGACGPLSGEQQGVLERAQHNARELLALMGAALELSRHDGRGMPLVLEPVSIALLVDTLAREVAALPPLPGVTFHWSIPDGLPPLLTDALKLRMILKNLVDNARKYTAQGRITLAARAAADGIELAVSDTGHGIPAEDLSRIFEPFRQVGGGRSPSGVGLGLFLVRRLAEALGGRVDVESRLGAGSTFRVWLPLRATPR from the coding sequence ATGACCATGCTGCACCGGCGCGTGCCCTCGCCCGCCGGGCGCGCCGCCGGCGCCGGTGCGCCCAGCGCCGCGCTCGACGCGGAATTGCGCGCCCGCGTCTACTTCGGGCTCTGGCTGGCGCTCGTCGCCACCGCGCTCTTCGCCCTTGGCGACGCCTTCTTCGCCGCCGACATGCTGTGGCTCCTCTACCCGCTGAAGGCGGTGTACGTCCTCACCCTGGCGCTCGCCTTCCGCGCCCTGGCGGGCGCCCGCGACGCCGCCGAGATCACCCGCGTCGCCCTGTTGGCGATCGCCGTCTCCTTCGCGGTGTCGTCCGTCTCCAGCGCCGTCGGCCGCGATCCGCTGACGACGCCGGTGTTGTGCAGCGCCGTCACCCTGGCCGGCGCGGCGCTGCTGCCCTGGACGGTGCGGGCGCAGTGCATCGTCGTCGCGCTTGCCGCCGTGGCCATGGCCGGCACCGCCGTCGCCCTGGACGGCGGCGCCTCGCTCCTCGCCTATCCCACCATCGTCGTCGTCTCCTGCCTCGGCCTGTCGATCTACGTCGCGCACCTGCTCGGCCGCTATCGTGCCCGCGCCGCCGACGCCGAGCACCGCCTGCGCGCCGAGGCGCGGGTCTCGGCGACCCTGGCGCGGGTCGGCCGCGAGCTGATCGCCGCCCTCGACACCGACGCGGTCCTCGAACGCCTGGCGCAACTGACGGTCGAGGCGTTCACGTGCAACGCCAGCCAGACCTGGATGCGCGACGCCGACGGCGTGTTCCGGGTCGCCGCCGGCGTCAGCGACGATGCGGAGGAGCTCAACGCGCTGCACGCGCTGTCCATCCCGGCGCCCGCCGTCGCCCCGCTGCTCGATCGCCTGCGCCGCCACGGACCGGTGATCCTGACCCCGGAGGAGATCGCCGCCCTGCCCACGGCGGCGCTCAGCCGCCGCCACGCCGTCGGCCACGTCATCTTCATTCCCCTGCGCCGGGGCGACGATGTGGTCGGCGTGCAGACCGCCGTCTTCCGCGCCTCCGGCGACGCCCTCCCGCCGGCGGTGACGCCGCTCGCCGCCGGCATCGCGCAGCTCGCCGCCCTGGCGCTCGAGACCGCTCGCCTGGTCGACGCGATGAACGCCGCCGATCGCCTGAAGACGGAGTTCCTCGCCAACCTGTCGCACGAGCTGCGAACGCCGCTGAACGTGATCATCGGCTACAACGAGATGCTGCTCGACGGCGCCTGCGGTCCGCTCAGCGGCGAGCAGCAGGGCGTGCTCGAGCGCGCCCAGCACAATGCCCGCGAGCTGCTGGCGCTCATGGGGGCGGCGCTCGAGCTCAGCCGCCACGACGGGCGCGGCATGCCGCTGGTCCTCGAACCGGTGTCGATCGCGCTCCTGGTCGACACCCTGGCCCGCGAGGTCGCGGCGCTGCCGCCGCTGCCCGGGGTCACCTTCCACTGGAGCATCCCCGACGGCCTGCCGCCGCTGCTCACCGACGCGCTCAAGTTGCGCATGATCCTCAAGAACCTGGTCGACAACGCGCGCAAGTACACCGCCCAGGGCCGCATCACCCTGGCGGCGCGGGCCGCCGCCGACGGCATCGAGCTGGCGGTCAGCGATACCGGCCACGGCATCCCCGCCGAGGACCTGTCGCGCATCTTCGAGCCCTTCCGACAGGTCGGCGGCGGCCGCTCGCCGAGCGGCGTCGGCCTCGGCCTCTTCCTCGTCCGCCGCCTGGCGGAAGCGCTCGGCGGCCGGGTCGACGTCGAGAGCCGCCTCGGCGCCGGCAGCACGTTCCGCGTCTGGCTGCCGCTGCGCGCCACCCCGCGCTGA
- a CDS encoding zinc-binding dehydrogenase — MKAAVYYDTGAPDVLRYEDVPDPVCGPGMVLIEVRAVSIEGGDTLNRAGGDLAGRPHIVGYQCGGVVRAVGEGARDRAVGQIVVAVMPHGSHAELVAVPAATTWVVPDGLDVRAAACVPIPFGTADDCLFEFGRLRAGETALIHAGASGVGIAAIQLAKRAGATVLATASSQVKLERLKPLGLDQGINYREEDFVARVRALTGGAGADVIVDSIGGHTLEGSIEALAYRGRIAYVGSAGRDAHRPNLDALRPGNKTIVGIFLGAELVLQHARVHGMIARHLADLARGALQVIIDREYPLRDAAAAHAYIESRQAIGRVLLIP; from the coding sequence ATGAAAGCTGCCGTGTACTACGACACCGGTGCTCCCGACGTCTTGCGCTACGAGGACGTTCCCGATCCGGTCTGCGGACCCGGCATGGTGCTGATCGAGGTCCGCGCCGTCAGCATCGAGGGCGGCGACACGCTCAATCGCGCCGGCGGCGACCTGGCGGGACGGCCGCACATCGTCGGCTACCAGTGCGGCGGGGTGGTGCGCGCCGTCGGCGAAGGGGCGCGCGACCGCGCCGTCGGCCAGATCGTCGTGGCAGTGATGCCGCACGGCTCGCACGCCGAGCTGGTGGCGGTGCCGGCCGCGACCACCTGGGTGGTGCCGGACGGGCTCGACGTGCGCGCCGCCGCCTGCGTGCCGATCCCCTTCGGCACCGCCGACGACTGCCTGTTCGAATTCGGCCGCCTGCGCGCCGGCGAGACGGCGCTGATCCACGCCGGCGCCAGCGGCGTCGGCATCGCCGCCATCCAACTCGCCAAGCGCGCCGGGGCGACGGTGCTCGCCACGGCGTCGAGTCAGGTCAAGCTCGAGCGTCTGAAACCGCTCGGCCTCGACCAGGGCATCAACTATCGGGAGGAGGATTTCGTCGCCCGGGTGCGCGCCCTCACCGGCGGCGCCGGCGCCGACGTGATCGTTGACTCGATCGGCGGCCACACGCTCGAGGGCAGCATCGAGGCGCTCGCCTACCGCGGGCGCATCGCCTACGTCGGCTCGGCCGGCCGCGACGCCCACCGCCCCAACCTCGACGCGCTGCGCCCCGGCAACAAGACGATCGTCGGCATCTTTCTCGGCGCCGAGCTGGTGCTGCAGCACGCGCGCGTGCACGGCATGATCGCCCGCCACCTCGCCGATCTGGCGCGCGGCGCGCTGCAGGTGATCATCGACCGCGAATACCCGCTGCGCGACGCCGCCGCCGCGCACGCCTACATCGAGAGCCGACAGGCGATCGGTCGCGTGCTGCTGATCCCGTAG
- a CDS encoding ester cyclase, which yields MPSDAVRRQREALVRRHMEAENEHEYEVAIGTFAHPRYEIIATDRVFDGLEEVRAYFRESRTAFPDQRNELIALHHADDAVIAEFWLLGTHRGPLMGIEPTGRGFRCRMTAFFLFDERGLICERVYFDAGTILRQITA from the coding sequence ATGCCCAGCGACGCCGTCCGGCGCCAGCGCGAGGCGCTGGTGCGCCGGCACATGGAGGCGGAGAACGAGCACGAGTACGAGGTCGCGATCGGCACCTTCGCGCATCCGCGCTACGAAATCATCGCCACCGACCGCGTCTTCGACGGTCTCGAGGAGGTGCGGGCGTACTTTCGCGAGAGCCGCACCGCCTTTCCCGACCAGCGCAACGAGCTGATCGCGCTGCACCACGCCGACGACGCGGTGATCGCCGAGTTCTGGCTCCTCGGGACGCACCGCGGGCCGCTGATGGGCATCGAGCCCACCGGCCGAGGCTTCCGCTGCCGCATGACCGCCTTCTTCCTGTTCGACGAGCGCGGCCTGATCTGCGAACGCGTCTACTTCGACGCCGGCACCATCCTGCGCCAGATCACCGCCTGA
- a CDS encoding AAA family ATPase codes for MTNPIVDEELALLAAVRRALREHPEGAGASEASALAELERLREQLLSGRGADDRAAALLEYNRQEALVKQLRSARDRPRVAADSPYFGHLRLREQRREWDICLGKATFIAGGISVVDWRNAPVSRLFYRYEQGDEYDEEIAGRSREGRVVSRRTVTVRDGVLQRVDAPEGIFRRLPGGGWEQASREAPRLHGGQGAALRVYQADAGGERQLGASPEGAAVRADKHLPDIAGLIDPAQFELITKPSSGLVVVRGTAGSGKTTVALHRIAYLAYDDPAIDGEGTLVVVFSRALRDYVSHVLPALGVRRARVCTFHEWSREQRRRHFPMLPREIRDDAPAVVQRLKAHPVMLEILAAQAARAGGRATPRQAVDDWGSALADAALLTGVVERAAPGAFGRDELQRAADWCGRRYRDLLAFLAGEDPTPVELSAEDDALLLRAFQLRVGPLRDAAGRPLALRHVAIDEVQDFSPLEVRVLIDCLDDRRSMTLAGDTQQHVLQDAGFASWQDFFRHLGLAGTEVETLRVAYRSTHEIVQFALGILGDLREDETPPETTRSGPPVELFRFTDHGAAVAFLATALKRLSAREPLASTVLLAPSAEVAGIYHRALEAAEVPRLAWVQDQRFSFAPGVEVAEVADVKGLEFDYVVLLEASAAHYPDTPAARRRLHVGATRAIHQLWLTSVATPSPVLRESFGRLGS; via the coding sequence ATGACGAACCCGATCGTCGATGAGGAGCTGGCGCTGCTCGCCGCTGTCCGCCGGGCCCTTCGGGAGCATCCGGAAGGCGCCGGCGCGTCCGAGGCCAGCGCGCTGGCCGAGCTCGAACGGCTGCGCGAACAGCTCCTCTCGGGTCGCGGCGCCGACGACCGGGCCGCCGCCCTGCTCGAGTACAATCGGCAGGAGGCGCTGGTGAAGCAGTTGCGCTCGGCGCGGGATCGGCCACGGGTCGCCGCCGACTCGCCCTACTTCGGCCACCTGCGACTGCGCGAGCAGCGCCGGGAGTGGGACATCTGCCTCGGCAAGGCGACCTTCATCGCCGGCGGCATCAGCGTCGTCGACTGGCGCAACGCCCCGGTATCGCGCCTCTTCTACCGCTACGAGCAGGGCGACGAGTACGACGAGGAGATCGCCGGCCGGTCGCGCGAGGGGCGGGTCGTCAGCCGCCGCACGGTGACCGTGCGCGACGGCGTCCTGCAGCGCGTCGACGCGCCCGAGGGCATCTTCCGCCGGCTGCCCGGCGGCGGCTGGGAGCAGGCGTCGCGCGAGGCGCCGCGCCTGCACGGCGGGCAGGGCGCGGCGCTGCGCGTCTATCAGGCCGACGCCGGCGGCGAGCGCCAGCTCGGCGCCAGCCCCGAGGGGGCGGCGGTGCGCGCCGACAAGCACCTGCCCGACATCGCCGGCCTCATCGACCCGGCGCAGTTCGAGCTCATCACCAAGCCGTCGAGCGGCCTGGTGGTCGTGCGCGGCACCGCCGGCTCGGGGAAGACGACGGTCGCCCTGCACCGCATCGCCTACCTCGCCTACGACGACCCGGCGATCGACGGCGAGGGCACCCTGGTCGTCGTCTTCTCGCGCGCGCTGCGCGACTACGTGTCGCACGTCCTGCCGGCGCTCGGCGTGCGGCGGGCGCGCGTCTGCACCTTCCACGAATGGTCGCGCGAGCAGCGCCGCCGCCACTTCCCGATGCTGCCGCGCGAGATCCGCGACGACGCCCCGGCCGTCGTGCAGCGCCTGAAGGCGCACCCGGTGATGCTCGAGATCCTGGCGGCGCAGGCGGCGCGCGCCGGCGGCCGGGCCACGCCGCGTCAGGCGGTGGACGACTGGGGCAGCGCGCTCGCCGACGCGGCGCTGCTGACCGGCGTGGTCGAGCGGGCCGCCCCGGGGGCCTTCGGTCGCGACGAGCTGCAGCGCGCCGCCGACTGGTGCGGGCGCCGCTACCGCGATCTGCTGGCCTTCCTCGCCGGCGAGGATCCGACGCCGGTGGAGCTGTCGGCGGAGGACGACGCCCTGCTGCTGCGCGCCTTCCAGCTCCGCGTCGGCCCGCTGCGCGACGCCGCCGGCCGCCCGCTGGCGCTGCGCCACGTCGCCATCGACGAGGTGCAGGACTTCTCGCCGCTCGAGGTGCGGGTGCTCATCGACTGCCTGGACGATCGTCGCAGCATGACCCTCGCCGGCGACACCCAGCAGCACGTCCTGCAGGACGCCGGCTTCGCCTCGTGGCAGGACTTCTTCCGCCACCTCGGGCTCGCCGGCACGGAGGTCGAGACGCTGCGCGTCGCCTACCGGTCGACGCACGAGATCGTGCAGTTCGCCCTGGGCATCCTCGGCGACCTGCGCGAGGACGAGACGCCGCCGGAGACCACGCGCAGCGGGCCGCCGGTCGAGCTCTTCCGCTTCACCGACCACGGCGCCGCCGTGGCCTTCCTCGCCACCGCCCTGAAGCGGCTGTCGGCGCGCGAGCCGCTGGCCTCGACGGTACTGCTGGCGCCCTCGGCCGAAGTCGCCGGCATCTATCACCGCGCCCTCGAAGCCGCCGAGGTGCCGCGCCTGGCCTGGGTGCAGGATCAGCGCTTCAGCTTCGCGCCCGGCGTCGAGGTGGCCGAGGTCGCCGACGTCAAGGGACTCGAGTTCGACTACGTCGTCCTGCTCGAAGCCAGCGCCGCGCACTACCCCGACACGCCGGCCGCCCGCCGCCGACTGCACGTCGGCGCCACCCGCGCCATCCACCAGCTCTGGCTGACCAGCGTGGCCACGCCCTCGCCGGTGTTGCGTGAGTCCTTCGGACGGTTGGGCTCTTAG
- a CDS encoding cytochrome c — protein MESTERRRSPRRAGLLGAPLRAAAVALALLSAVPAPADEAYLYVMHCRGCHGPEGQGAAGGAPDLRDTIGRFLLVPGGREYLIRVPGTSQSELDDAQTAALLNWMVRRFGPRAAATALTPFTAAEVAAHRRPALLDVRATRAALLAAMPATP, from the coding sequence ATGGAATCGACCGAACGACGGCGGTCACCGCGGCGCGCGGGACTCCTCGGTGCGCCCCTGCGCGCCGCGGCGGTGGCGCTCGCGCTGCTCTCCGCGGTCCCGGCGCCTGCCGACGAGGCGTACCTCTACGTCATGCACTGCCGCGGCTGTCATGGCCCGGAGGGGCAGGGGGCGGCGGGCGGGGCGCCCGATCTGCGCGACACCATCGGCCGCTTCCTGCTCGTGCCCGGCGGGCGCGAGTATCTCATCCGCGTGCCCGGCACCTCGCAGTCCGAGCTCGACGATGCGCAGACCGCCGCGCTGCTGAACTGGATGGTGCGGCGCTTCGGGCCGCGCGCGGCGGCGACCGCGCTCACGCCGTTCACCGCCGCCGAGGTCGCGGCGCACCGGCGGCCGGCGCTGCTCGACGTGCGCGCCACCCGCGCCGCGCTGCTGGCGGCCATGCCCGCGACGCCCTGA
- a CDS encoding twin-arginine translocation signal domain-containing protein, with protein MHDRLDRWMANLSRRVARRTSRRGFLARLATAVVGGAALPLLPISRAHGATRVPIPGEPPPDTAAGDATSCEYWRHCAIDGFLCSCCGGSQRACPPGTEQSPVTWIGTCRNPADGKDYVISYNDCCGKHVCGLCFCHRNQGDKPIYFPPRSNDINWCYGVSTVIYNCSTAIVLGLATEEKS; from the coding sequence ATGCACGACCGCCTCGACCGCTGGATGGCGAACCTGTCGCGCCGCGTGGCGCGGCGGACCTCGCGGCGCGGTTTCCTCGCCCGGCTGGCGACCGCCGTGGTCGGCGGCGCGGCGCTGCCGCTGCTGCCGATCAGCCGCGCCCACGGCGCGACCCGGGTGCCGATCCCGGGCGAGCCGCCGCCCGACACCGCCGCCGGCGATGCGACCTCGTGCGAGTACTGGCGCCACTGCGCCATCGACGGCTTCCTGTGCAGTTGCTGCGGCGGCAGCCAGCGCGCCTGCCCGCCGGGCACCGAGCAGTCGCCGGTGACCTGGATCGGCACCTGCCGCAATCCGGCCGACGGCAAGGACTACGTGATCTCGTACAACGACTGCTGCGGCAAGCACGTCTGCGGGCTCTGTTTCTGCCACCGCAATCAGGGCGACAAGCCGATCTACTTCCCGCCGCGCAGCAACGACATCAACTGGTGCTACGGCGTGTCGACCGTGATCTACAACTGTTCCACCGCGATCGTCCTGGGGCTGGCCACCGAGGAGAAATCCTAG
- the mauD gene encoding methylamine dehydrogenase accessory protein MauD: MLEALLISNGVLWLLVLALTAVVAALVRQIGILHERVAPAGALVGREGPRLGEPAPRLLVDDWNGQPVSLGGAAADGRATLIAFVSPTCPVCKTMLEILDAVMRREQQRARLLLASDGPRQEHEAFVREHRLAERGYLLSSELGLVYQVGKLPYAVLIDAAGVLRAKGLINTREHVESLFEAMERGVGSLQEFLAAPRGDRDVA, translated from the coding sequence ATGCTTGAGGCGCTGCTGATCTCGAACGGCGTCCTCTGGCTGCTGGTGCTGGCGCTCACCGCCGTGGTGGCGGCGCTGGTGCGGCAGATCGGCATCCTGCACGAACGCGTCGCGCCGGCCGGCGCCCTGGTGGGCCGGGAGGGGCCGCGGCTCGGCGAGCCGGCGCCGCGCCTGCTGGTCGACGACTGGAACGGCCAGCCGGTCAGCCTCGGGGGCGCGGCCGCCGACGGGCGGGCGACGCTGATCGCCTTCGTCTCGCCGACCTGCCCGGTGTGCAAGACGATGCTCGAGATCCTCGACGCGGTGATGCGCCGCGAGCAACAGCGGGCGCGCCTGCTGTTGGCGAGCGACGGCCCGCGCCAGGAGCACGAGGCGTTCGTGCGCGAGCATCGCCTGGCGGAGCGCGGCTACCTGTTGTCGAGCGAGCTCGGGCTCGTCTACCAGGTCGGCAAGCTGCCCTACGCGGTGCTGATCGACGCCGCCGGCGTGCTGCGCGCCAAGGGCCTGATCAACACCCGTGAGCACGTCGAGAGCCTGTTCGAGGCGATGGAGCGCGGCGTCGGCTCGCTGCAGGAATTCCTCGCCGCGCCGCGCGGCGACCGCGACGTGGCGTGA
- a CDS encoding methylamine utilization protein MauE gives MVLRASLSLLLASAAWHKLRDVGAFRAAVEGYRLLPPVWTVPFAAFAIAAECGLAVGLWLPGVGGAAALGGAALLGLYAAAMAIALRRGRRDVDCGCAGPARRQSVRPALVARNGVLIVAALLAALPAAPRALTWMDGPTIVLAPVVAAGLYLAVDGLLANGPRLAALARLRRPEVADA, from the coding sequence CTGGTCCTGCGGGCGAGCTTGTCGCTGCTCCTCGCCTCGGCGGCGTGGCACAAGCTGCGCGACGTCGGCGCCTTCCGCGCCGCGGTGGAGGGCTACCGCCTGCTGCCGCCGGTGTGGACGGTGCCCTTCGCCGCCTTCGCGATCGCCGCCGAGTGCGGTCTGGCGGTCGGGCTCTGGCTTCCCGGGGTCGGCGGCGCCGCGGCGCTCGGCGGCGCCGCGCTCCTCGGCCTCTATGCGGCGGCGATGGCGATCGCGCTCCGCCGCGGCCGGCGCGACGTCGATTGCGGCTGCGCCGGCCCGGCCCGCCGCCAGTCGGTGCGGCCGGCGCTGGTGGCGCGCAACGGCGTGCTGATCGTCGCCGCGCTGCTGGCGGCGCTGCCGGCGGCGCCGCGCGCGCTGACCTGGATGGACGGTCCGACGATCGTGCTCGCGCCGGTGGTCGCCGCCGGCCTGTACCTGGCGGTCGACGGCCTGCTCGCCAACGGCCCGCGCCTGGCGGCGCTGGCCCGCCTGCGGCGGCCGGAGGTCGCCGATGCTTGA